From one Cynocephalus volans isolate mCynVol1 chromosome X, mCynVol1.pri, whole genome shotgun sequence genomic stretch:
- the LOC134368002 gene encoding melanoma-associated antigen B10-like, translating into MPRGHKSKLRAREKKRCQARSETQSLQRAQVIAAEEEEAPCVPCTRSDGGATSQGEERPSTSQAPPTTDRSCKSPVGQKAILLVSFMLRNYNMREPIRRQDMLKCITRKDRQHFHEILKRASELMVLAFGIEVKEVDPTRSHYMLVNKLHVTGDARRSGGTGILMTVLCVIFMKDNCAAEEDIWEVLNVMGIYDGKKHDFYGEPRKLITQDLVKERYLEYQQVPHSDPPRFQFLWGPRAHAETSKMEVLEFLAGIHNTVPSAFPSWYEEALRDEEERARARFGAMLLTATAHARSRLHSSSFSHP; encoded by the exons ATGCCTCGAGGTCATAAAAGTAAGCTCCGTGCCCGTGAGAAAAAACGCTGCCAGGCCCGGAGTGAGACTCAGAGTCTCCAGAGAGCTCAGGTCATTGCAGCAGAGGAGGAAGAAGCCCCtt gTGTTCCATGCACAAGATCTGATGGAGGTGCCACGAGCCAAGGTGAGGAAAGACCAAGCACCTCCCAGGCACCACCTACCACTGATCGTTCGTGCAAAAGCCCTGTAGGCCAGAAGGCGATTTTGTTGGTGTCGTTCATGTTGCGCAATTATAACATGAGGGAGCCCATAAGAAGGCAAGACATGCTGAAGTGTATCACCAGAAAGGACAGGCAGCACTTCCATGAGATCCTCAAGAGAGCCTCTGAGCTTATGGTGCTGGCCTTTGGCATCGAAGTGAAGGAAGTCGACCCGACCAGGTCCCATTATATGCTTGTCAACAAATTGCATGTCACCGGTGACGCAAGGCGGAGTGGTGGGACAGGCATCCTGATGACCGTCCTGTGTGTGATCTTCATGAAGGACAATTGCGCCGCTGAAGAAGATATCTGGGAAGTGCTGAATGTGATGGGGATATATGACGGAAAGAAGCACGATTTCTAcggggagcccaggaagctcatcacCCAAGATCTGGTGAAGGAAAGGTACCTGGAGTACCAGCAGGTGCCTCACAGTGATCCTCCACGCTTTCAATTCCTGTGGGGTCCAAGAGCCCATGCTGAAACCAGCAAGATGGAAGTCCTGGAGTTTTTAGCCGGCATCCATAATACCGTTCCCAGTGCCTTCCCGTCCTGGTATGAGGAGGCtttgagagatgaggaagaaaggGCCAGAGCCAGATTTGGAGCTATGCTTCTTACTGCCACGGCTCATGCACGTTCCAGGCTCCATTCCAGCAGTTTCTCCCACCCTTAG